The window CCCTAGAATTAAAGTTGGGATCAACAACTATTTGGAATGGGTCAGAATACAACTTGTTTTCTGGATTGGCTTGGTTTTCCTTCGATAAATCAGGCTCTTGGTATTGTTTAGCGACTCTTATTTGGttagaataataaaagcatTTTTTAGAGTATATAATATTGTGTGTgatcaataatttttcaaacttGTTAAAGGGTAAAGTCTTGGAATTATTACGAGACCCATGTTTTCTAGAATCGATGGGCAGGGGCAGAGCAAAGGGGGATATCGATGGATTGGAGATAGGAGAGACAGGAGAGATTGGAGAGATGGGGGAAATAGGGGTAATTGGAGGAATTGGAGAGCCTAAACCACCGCTACTACTACGACTGCCATACGTATTATTTGATCTTGAAAAAGGATTAACGTTCTTGGAATTGAAATTGGGATCGTTTTTCTCAAGATATATTTGATACAGTTCTTCAGCAGAATAATCTTGACATTCTGGAATTTCTTGGAAATACGATAAAACTTCTTCGACCAACTTCGACTCAGCGGACGGCAGTGCCTTTTTAGCATCAACTAGCAGAGTTTTTTTGggctttcttttctttttatcatcatcactgGAGTCTTCACTTGAATCATCACTTGAATCATCGCTGGAGTTGCTACCACGACTTGATTTTCTACTAAGAGAAAGTCCAATTTTCTTACTTTTAGCCCTTGTTTTGGCTAATTTCGGATCCACCTTGACAGTCATTAActtttccttcttcttcacattttttatatcatttAAGACAACGGTTTCAACAATAGTTCTGTCTTTCTTGCCCATTCTGGATTCTGTGATTTTATACTATCTGtgaaaattgtttttctttttttcttttttttttttttttttatatatttatgacACTGAAGAAAAAACTTACAGTAAAACAGAAACTTTTAGtacaaaagttttatttgattttatctttttttttttttttttttttttttttctttctttctttctgtTATTAGGAAGCAACAGGGATTGGTAATAAAGAAACAGCAATAGCTAAAATTTtccttctctttttttcaccaCGAttaggaaaaagaaaacagcTAATAAGGGTAATAACTCGTTTTGATTCAATAAGCTGTTGAAAGCaagagaagaaaaaaataaagaattaagGTAGGAGagagacaaaaaaaaaattgcaaaGGAGAAAAGTAAGTGATTGAAAGTAATTTGAGCTTTAAGAAATCatagtttatatataagatCTAAGGAACCgggaaaaagagaaagaaaaagccATAGAGAACGTAAGAtcacatatatattataaactATAAACAAATCGAAAAGGTTTGTTGTCGTTGACTGTCAATATCACAGATTTATGATTTGGTAATTTGTTGGCGggtgtttttttatttacttaattatttattcttttttttttttttttttttttttttttatctaaattttctatgcgttattttttgatttgcCACCGTcaactttttattaaacgAACTTTTCGTtatgtattaaaaaaaaaaaaaaaaaaaaaaaacatttactAAGAGATACCGCAGATGACCTGCATACACAGAAAGTACTGTACAAGTTGAATAAACGAAAAcgaaaacaaaacaaaataaaaataaaaaaaggggggTGGGAAGGCGAAATGAGAAGGACAAACGACGTGTACTTCAAATCcctctttttattttcattggtTTTAAACCACACAGAGAGAGACATttgtttatcttttaaattgaaaattattattcgAATATTATCTTCATTTCGGACATCTGAATAAAGATTCGGATACTTTACTGAATCGTTATAACATACaagctaaaaataaaactctTGTATAATTTTGGTATCcttataaaaacaattttcaaCTCTTGCCAACAACAAAGCAAAcacattattaatattcgATATGTTAAGTCTAAGACCTTCTTATCTTAAACATATCTTTAAAAGTACCAATAGATTTAGtttaaaatatagaaaattCAGTACTGTTAATAACATCTTGTTTCAAAAACCCATTACCTATGATAACAAATACAACTCTGTCGAAAATAGGTTTAGTAtcaatgaaaaacaaaaaaacaaatctaaccaaaaattattcaagattttgatttttggTGTTTCGTTTGGTTTGGGTTGGTTTGTTACCCAGCACATGACATTTATGGATATTATGGCATCTATCAAATACGATGATCTCCCGGAAAATTCTCAACAAGTTTTAGATTATGAAAACTCTTTAACTAATAGATTGAATAATTTATCTATTTCTTCTCAGCTAGAAAATGCAGGTTATGCCAAGATATATAACAAGGCTAACACATTAATTGATAAAACTTTGAAAACACCAGGTGGAGTTGCCATTGACcctcaattttattataatcctGCTATTTTACAAACCGTTGGTATTTACCATCTAGGCATGAAATTAACAGGGTATccatttattattcatgGAGGTGTTTTGGCAACTATAATGGAGGATTTTATGAGAAACAGCATTAAATTGATAAAAGATTGTGATGTGGAGGAAACCAATAAACTCAACATTTCTTATAAATTCCCTACTTTTGCTAATCAATTTGTAGTCATTAGATCCGTTAGCTTACAACAGTTGACACCACACAAATGGAAATTGGAAGCAGAAATCATGAACGAAAATGGTAAAAGAACCTTAGTTAAAGGTACTGGTGTGTTTACTTTGCCATAatacttatttatttatttatttatttatttatttatttatttatttatttatttatttatttatttatttatttatttatttatttatttatttatctatctatttatatacttGTTCATTTACCCaccttttatttattcatttatttatttccaatttaCAGTCCCATCTCCCACTATTATACAGTCTAATTTACGGTCATGCTCTTCCAAAGGTATATCTTGTTCAATGATTTGTTCTTTTAATGCCAGACCAATCAACAGTAAGGGACgtttattgttataatgCGCATgcctatatatataatcgTCATAGTAACCACACCCATGACCCAATCTGGCCATATTATGCAAATTAAATGCCACCCCAGGTACTAATAATACGTCTATATCATTAGGCGGATGTGCACCTGCAGATTCATCGGAGGGTTCCTTTAATTTAAACTTGCCACTTGGTTTTAGATCTAACACATGTTGAAAGCTCACCATTTGATGGAAAGTTAAATGTGGATGATGTATATCTAGCTGTGGTGTTCTTAAATTAATTTGACCGCTTTCCTTTGTTGAAGTACATTTTGGCAAATATACAGTAAACCCATTctcaaataaaaagttgataatatttaaagtcTTTACTTCTGAAGCATCCATATTCATATAACACCCAATACCCAAGCTCGCACCTTTTTGTGTTTGTTGTTCCAGTAGTATGGGTTTCAATTTGTTCAGTATCACATCGGATTGCTTAATTAATTCTCTCTGTGAGATAATTTTCaatctatttttaacattttttcgAAGTAATTTCTTATTAGTGGTAGGTACGATACTACTAACAGTTCGTGACGTCTTGATTGTGACAGGATTAAgcatttgtttttttttttgtttttttgttttttttctccttaAGTATTAGTAATTTATTGGGTGggaataataatttataaataacgTGATGATGATAGGATTATATATGGATGtgtataaataaaagttatGATAAAATGTTTGGATagtgattattattaaaatagaTGTGCCGTGATTTGGTATATTCATGGCCGGTAGCGGCAGGCGTAGAAGAAGCGTGGATTAGATTTGATTTCTGCGGAAATTAagtgaagaaaataaaaaataaaagataatttCTGTACAAAAGCGATGTTTATTGgtggttttttttatatctattACTCAttaacctttttttattttaatatatttatcacATCAGCGTTTTATATTCAATGCTATGAATTTaaagatttgttttttctgcagtggaaaaaaaaaaaaaaaaaaaaaaaaaaattacagtatataaaaaacggattttaaatatcataattttttgtttttgtttttgtttttgtttttgtttttatataaactttatttttttttttctccaaaAGACTTAATTAAtctataaattttatatagaACTTCGGTTAAATtctaattaaaataatactgcaaaagttattactattaaattttagtcctttttctctttttctttttctttttctttttctttttctttttttttccccctgcaaagataaaatacatCCGCCATATTTTCTTCTATTAACATCTccataaagaaaaaaaacaaagacaaaaaaacagtCATAAGCTAATCTAAACTTCACTGAATTAGCAACAAATagttaatatatataaatatactcattttttccctttttgttttcacactttccaatttttcatAAATAACTTTTATTCCACatcaaataatactatttttaatccATCATGTTGAGAAATAACATCTCCAAATTATTTGCTAGAAACAATCATAGCATAGCATCCTTAATCAGAACAATGAGTACTGCACCATTAGATGCTTCTAAAGTTAAAATTACAAACGTTTCAACCCCATCTAAGCCAAAACCAAATGACCAATTGGTTTTTGGTAGAACTTTTACCGACCACATGTTAACCATTGAATGGACTGAAGAAAAGGGATGGGATGCTCCAATAATCAAACCATATGGTAACTTGTCTTTGGATCCATCCACTTGTGTTTTCCACTACGcttttgaattatttgaagGTTTGAAAGCTTACAGAACTCCTGACAACAAAATTACCATGTTTAGACCAGACAAAAACATGCAAAGAATGAACAAGAGTGCCGCCAGAATTTGTTTGCCAACTTTTGAATCTGATGAATTGATCAAATTAATTGGTAAATTAATTGAACAAGATAAACATTTGGTTCCTCAAGGCCAAGGTTACTCTTTGTATATCCGTCCTACTATGATAGGTACCAGTGAAGGTTTGGGTGTAGGATATCCAGATAAGGCCTTGTTGTATGTTATCTGTTCTCCAGTCGGTCCTTACTACAAGACTGGTTTCAAAGCCGTTAGATTAGAAGCTACTGATTATGCTACCAGAGCTTGGCCAGGTGGTGTTGGTGACAAAAAGTTGGGTGCCAATTATGCTCCATGCATTTTGCCTCAATTGCAAGCCGCCAAGAGAGGTTACCAACAAAACTTGTGGTTATTTGGTCCAGAAAAACATATCACTGAAGTTGGTACAATGAAcgtttttttcgtttttaaGGATGAAAAAACTGGTAAGAAAGAATTAGTTACTGCCCCATTAGATGGTACTATTTTAGAAGGTGTCACCAGAGATTCCATTTTGAACTTGgccaaagaaaaattagatcCAAAAGAATGGATTATTTCCGAACGTTACTACAGTATCAACGAAGTTGCTGAAAAGGCTGAAAAGAATGAATTATTAGAAGCATTTGGTGCTGGTActgctgctgttgtttctcc is drawn from Saccharomycodes ludwigii strain NBRC 1722 chromosome V, whole genome shotgun sequence and contains these coding sequences:
- the FAU1 gene encoding 5-formyltetrahydrofolate cyclo-ligase (similar to Saccharomyces cerevisiae YER183C | FAU1 | Folinic Acid Utilization) → MLNPVTIKTSRTVSSIVPTTNKKLLRKNVKNRLKIISQRELIKQSDVILNKLKPILLEQQTQKGASLGIGCYMNMDASEVKTLNIINFLFENGFTVYLPKCTSTKESGQINLRTPQLDIHHPHLTFHQMVSFQHVLDLKPSGKFKLKEPSDESAGAHPPNDIDVLLVPGVAFNLHNMARLGHGCGYYDDYIYRHAHYNNKRPLLLIGLALKEQIIEQDIPLEEHDRKLDCIIVGDGTVNWK
- a CDS encoding uncharacterized protein (similar to Saccharomyces cerevisiae YHR208W | BAT1 | Branched-chain Amino acid Transaminase (paralog of YJR148W | BAT2)), giving the protein MLRNNISKLFARNNHSIASLIRTMSTAPLDASKVKITNVSTPSKPKPNDQLVFGRTFTDHMLTIEWTEEKGWDAPIIKPYGNLSLDPSTCVFHYAFELFEGLKAYRTPDNKITMFRPDKNMQRMNKSAARICLPTFESDELIKLIGKLIEQDKHLVPQGQGYSLYIRPTMIGTSEGLGVGYPDKALLYVICSPVGPYYKTGFKAVRLEATDYATRAWPGGVGDKKLGANYAPCILPQLQAAKRGYQQNLWLFGPEKHITEVGTMNVFFVFKDEKTGKKELVTAPLDGTILEGVTRDSILNLAKEKLDPKEWIISERYYSINEVAEKAEKNELLEAFGAGTAAVVSPIKEIGWNGKDIKVPLLPGEQSGQLTKDIAKWIADIQYGRVKHGNWSRVVADLD
- the FMP10 gene encoding Fmp10p (similar to Saccharomyces cerevisiae YER182W | FMP10 | Found in Mitochondrial Proteome), which translates into the protein MLSLRPSYLKHIFKSTNRFSLKYRKFSTVNNILFQKPITYDNKYNSVENRFSINEKQKNKSNQKLFKILIFGVSFGLGWFVTQHMTFMDIMASIKYDDLPENSQQVLDYENSLTNRLNNLSISSQLENAGYAKIYNKANTLIDKTLKTPGGVAIDPQFYYNPAILQTVGIYHLGMKLTGYPFIIHGGVLATIMEDFMRNSIKLIKDCDVEETNKLNISYKFPTFANQFVVIRSVSLQQLTPHKWKLEAEIMNENGKRTLVKGTGVFTLP